In one Zobellia galactanivorans genomic region, the following are encoded:
- a CDS encoding OmpH family outer membrane protein, translating into MKNVVWVLAILVLASCQQEKIGFVDNVKLMEEYQEKIDVEANFKVKADALAKKRDSISQAFQQEAQAFQIKAQKLSQQKAQEEYGLMQQKGQMIGQQLQQEDQQLQLEGQTEMDSIISKVKKEVKAYGKANGYSYILGGGDGGSVLYGKDANDLTSEIVSLLNEKYKKK; encoded by the coding sequence ATGAAAAACGTAGTATGGGTATTGGCGATTTTGGTATTGGCCTCTTGCCAACAAGAAAAGATCGGATTTGTAGACAACGTAAAGTTGATGGAAGAGTATCAAGAAAAGATTGACGTTGAAGCCAATTTTAAAGTTAAGGCCGATGCTTTAGCCAAGAAAAGAGACAGTATTTCCCAAGCTTTTCAGCAAGAAGCCCAGGCTTTCCAAATAAAGGCTCAAAAACTATCGCAGCAAAAGGCGCAAGAAGAGTACGGTTTGATGCAGCAAAAAGGTCAGATGATCGGGCAGCAATTGCAGCAAGAAGACCAACAATTGCAATTAGAAGGGCAGACCGAGATGGATAGTATCATCAGCAAGGTAAAGAAAGAAGTCAAGGCGTACGGAAAAGCCAATGGCTATAGCTACATACTTGGTGGCGGCGATGGCGGTTCAGTGCTTTATGGAAAAGATGCAAACGACCTAACGAGCGAAATTGTTAGCTTACTGAACGAGAAGTACAAGAAAAAATAA
- the ybeY gene encoding rRNA maturation RNase YbeY encodes MIEFHFNTDFSLENPEKYSRWLEQLIESEQGSLEQLDYIFCSDEELLDMNQKYLSHDTYTDILTFDYTEDKAIAGDIFISVDRVRDNAQDLNTEFEEELRRVMAHGVLHLFGYKDKTDEEASLMRTKEEEKMAMFHVEQ; translated from the coding sequence ATGATTGAGTTTCATTTTAATACTGATTTTTCTTTGGAGAACCCAGAAAAATATAGCCGTTGGTTAGAACAGCTTATTGAATCCGAACAGGGTTCCTTAGAGCAATTGGATTATATTTTTTGTTCTGATGAAGAGCTCTTGGATATGAATCAAAAATATCTTTCGCACGATACGTATACCGATATTTTGACGTTTGATTATACTGAGGATAAAGCCATAGCGGGTGACATTTTTATTTCGGTCGATAGGGTCAGGGACAATGCCCAGGATTTAAACACCGAATTTGAAGAAGAGTTGCGCCGGGTTATGGCACATGGCGTGTTGCATCTGTTCGGCTATAAGGATAAGACGGATGAGGAAGCCAGTTTGATGCGTACTAAGGAAGAAGAAAAAATGGCAATGTTCCACGTGGAACAATAG
- a CDS encoding lytic transglycosylase domain-containing protein produces the protein MTKNRKHFLTIFSSLVLALPIVAQEQERDSVTGPQDETVGMVSDTLAMDLNGIEQMEQMAHDSIALNDSPIVLLKDSTGLKVKLRDLPEAAKYDSLWMKELYANASLSQEMFNEVEKLDYDKSYPTSLPTDTLKARLERLNQKTPFNIAYNPSLENVIKSFLFRKRDLMERMLTVSQFYFPLFEQELDNYDIPLEMKYLSIVESALNPRARSRVGATGLWQFMYGTGKQYNLNVNSFVDERSDPIKSTTAACQFLAKLYDIYGDWDLALAAYNSGPGNVNKAIRRSGGYKNYWNIRRYLPRETAGYVPAFLATMYLFEYAEEHGLKGQQVERAYFETDTVHVKSLITFDQLAELTGVGKEELIVLNPSYKLNVIPYVEGKKHVLRLPKYAIGSFVHNEEAIYAHVKKELESEESPLPKLVKEAEENRIRYKVRSGDFLGRIAELYGVRVSQIKQWNGLRSNNLRIGQRLTIYPRRMPGSTVASTKTSTSSKNYASGTKTHTVRSGDSLWTISKKYPGISVENLRQWNGISGKNLKPGTKLKLCECSS, from the coding sequence ATGACAAAGAACAGAAAACATTTTCTCACGATATTCTCAAGTCTGGTATTGGCTTTGCCTATAGTGGCCCAAGAACAGGAAAGAGATTCTGTTACAGGCCCTCAAGACGAAACGGTCGGTATGGTATCCGATACCTTGGCGATGGATTTGAACGGTATTGAACAAATGGAGCAAATGGCCCATGACAGTATCGCATTGAACGACAGTCCCATTGTGCTTTTAAAGGACAGTACCGGCTTAAAAGTGAAATTGCGTGATTTGCCGGAAGCCGCTAAGTACGATAGTCTGTGGATGAAGGAACTTTACGCCAACGCAAGCCTCTCACAAGAGATGTTCAACGAGGTTGAAAAGCTGGATTACGACAAGTCCTATCCGACCTCATTGCCTACTGATACCCTCAAAGCCCGTTTGGAGCGATTGAACCAAAAGACTCCGTTCAATATTGCCTATAACCCTTCGTTGGAAAATGTCATCAAATCTTTTCTTTTTAGAAAAAGGGATCTAATGGAACGCATGCTAACGGTAAGCCAGTTCTACTTTCCTTTGTTTGAACAAGAGCTTGACAATTACGATATTCCTTTGGAAATGAAATACCTTTCCATTGTTGAATCCGCATTGAACCCGCGGGCAAGGTCACGTGTAGGTGCTACCGGTCTTTGGCAATTTATGTACGGTACCGGAAAACAGTATAATCTGAACGTGAACAGTTTTGTGGATGAACGGAGCGACCCTATTAAATCGACCACCGCCGCATGCCAGTTCTTAGCGAAATTATATGATATTTATGGGGATTGGGATTTGGCCTTGGCCGCATACAATTCCGGTCCGGGTAACGTGAACAAGGCGATAAGAAGGTCAGGGGGCTATAAGAACTACTGGAACATTCGTCGCTATCTTCCACGTGAAACAGCAGGTTACGTACCGGCTTTTTTGGCTACAATGTACTTGTTTGAATATGCCGAAGAGCACGGTCTAAAGGGGCAACAGGTAGAAAGGGCCTATTTTGAAACCGATACCGTTCATGTAAAGAGCCTTATTACCTTTGATCAGCTAGCCGAACTTACGGGTGTTGGAAAAGAAGAGCTCATCGTTTTGAACCCTTCGTACAAGTTGAACGTTATCCCTTATGTTGAGGGAAAAAAACACGTTTTGCGCTTACCGAAATATGCTATTGGCAGTTTTGTACATAACGAAGAGGCCATTTATGCCCATGTAAAAAAAGAATTGGAGAGCGAGGAGAGTCCCCTGCCGAAATTGGTGAAGGAGGCAGAGGAAAACCGTATTCGCTACAAGGTACGCAGCGGCGATTTTCTCGGACGTATCGCAGAACTCTATGGGGTGCGCGTAAGCCAGATCAAACAATGGAACGGTCTTAGAAGCAACAATCTTAGAATTGGCCAGCGCCTTACCATTTACCCGAGAAGAATGCCAGGTTCAACGGTGGCGTCGACCAAAACATCGACTTCTTCAAAAAACTACGCATCTGGGACAAAGACCCATACAGTAAGGAGCGGGGACTCACTCTGGACCATCTCGAAAAAATATCCAGGAATTTCTGTTGAAAATTTACGACAATGGAACGGTATTAGTGGTAAAAACCTAAAACCGGGCACAAAATTGAAATTGTGCGAATGTTCATCGTAA
- a CDS encoding DUF4837 family protein has product MKQAGTLFLLLTLLFSSCKESKSKKYLPSSVGAINSMVVVIDNELWKGSVGDTIRRHFAAPVVGMPMDEPLFTIDQVAPKFFTGSIRNTRSILYVMEDSLNLAHVKTDMYASPQRVGVIKGTSKDEIIENVKAKADDIITAFKDMEIEAAQKRFERSLSKETVLKDKFGISLNIPSIYKVGKQEDNFVWIDREIQRGTANITVYEMPGDSFSNDSTLVKDIVAMRDSIGALYIPGPDVPNKITHMRTEPAFAPYVYPAEIGGLKGVEVRGLWDIKNFPMAGPFLTYILNDKENNRKLVLEGFVFAPATEKRNDLFELEAILKTFKIEGVKN; this is encoded by the coding sequence ATGAAACAAGCTGGAACATTATTTTTACTCTTAACCCTCTTATTTTCTTCTTGTAAAGAATCAAAAAGCAAAAAATACCTGCCATCTTCAGTTGGCGCGATCAATTCTATGGTCGTTGTTATAGATAACGAACTATGGAAGGGGAGCGTGGGTGATACCATAAGGCGACACTTTGCGGCTCCCGTGGTCGGAATGCCTATGGACGAGCCTTTGTTCACTATTGATCAGGTCGCCCCAAAATTTTTCACGGGATCAATTCGAAATACACGATCTATTCTTTACGTGATGGAAGACTCTCTGAACCTGGCCCACGTAAAAACCGATATGTACGCCTCACCGCAGCGTGTTGGTGTTATTAAGGGTACGAGCAAGGACGAGATAATAGAAAACGTAAAGGCCAAGGCCGATGATATCATCACCGCTTTTAAGGATATGGAAATCGAGGCGGCCCAAAAACGGTTTGAACGCTCATTGAGCAAAGAGACCGTATTGAAAGACAAGTTCGGTATTTCCCTGAACATACCCTCTATTTACAAGGTGGGAAAGCAAGAAGACAATTTTGTTTGGATCGATAGAGAGATACAAAGAGGCACCGCCAATATCACCGTATATGAAATGCCCGGCGATAGTTTTTCGAACGATTCTACCTTGGTAAAGGATATTGTGGCCATGCGTGATTCTATAGGGGCCCTATACATTCCCGGACCCGATGTGCCCAACAAGATCACCCATATGCGCACCGAGCCTGCATTTGCTCCCTATGTTTATCCTGCCGAAATCGGTGGTTTAAAAGGAGTTGAAGTAAGAGGCCTTTGGGATATTAAGAACTTCCCTATGGCAGGACCCTTTCTTACCTACATCTTAAACGATAAGGAAAACAATCGGAAACTGGTGTTGGAAGGCTTTGTATTTGCCCCGGCAACCGAAAAAAGAAACGATCTGTTTGAATTGGAGGCAATCTTGAAGACATTTAAAATAGAGGGAGTCAAAAACTGA
- a CDS encoding phosphoglycerate kinase, with the protein MKTVNDFNFENKKALIRVDFNVPLDEHFNVTDSNRIQAAKPTIIKVLEDGGSAVLMSHLGRPKGQSNPDLSLQHICSTVSDVIGVTVKFVADCVGEVAEKAVADLKPGEILLLENLRFHAEEEKGDEAFAEQLSKLGDIYINDAFGTAHRAHASTTIIAKFFPEEKCFGLLLAKEIEAIDKVMQTGEKPVLAILGGAKVSSKITIIENILDKVDHLIIGGGMTYTFIKAQGGHVGDSICEDDKMDLAMDILKQAKEKNVEVHIPVDVLAADDFANDANTQIVDVTKIPDGWQGLDAGPKTLEIFKEVILKSKTILWNGPIGVFEMESFAKGTIAVGNFIDEATKNGAFSLVGGGDSVAAVKQFGFENKVSYVSTGGGAMLESLEGKTLPGIAAIKG; encoded by the coding sequence ATGAAAACTGTAAACGACTTTAATTTTGAAAATAAGAAAGCCCTAATTCGCGTTGACTTCAACGTTCCGTTGGACGAGCATTTCAATGTGACCGATTCCAACCGGATTCAAGCGGCCAAACCTACTATTATCAAGGTTCTTGAAGATGGCGGTAGCGCTGTTTTGATGAGCCATTTAGGAAGGCCAAAGGGACAAAGCAATCCGGATCTGTCTTTACAGCATATCTGCAGTACGGTTTCCGATGTTATTGGCGTAACCGTAAAATTCGTAGCCGACTGTGTTGGTGAGGTGGCCGAAAAGGCCGTTGCCGACTTGAAGCCGGGCGAAATTTTGTTATTGGAAAACCTAAGGTTTCATGCTGAGGAAGAAAAGGGCGATGAAGCCTTTGCCGAGCAACTTTCAAAGTTGGGAGACATTTATATCAACGATGCATTCGGTACGGCACACAGGGCCCACGCATCGACCACTATTATAGCCAAGTTCTTTCCGGAAGAGAAATGTTTTGGACTACTATTGGCCAAGGAAATCGAAGCTATCGATAAAGTGATGCAAACGGGTGAAAAACCGGTTCTTGCAATTTTAGGGGGAGCTAAGGTTTCGTCAAAGATTACCATTATCGAGAATATTTTGGACAAGGTTGACCACTTGATTATCGGTGGGGGAATGACCTATACTTTCATCAAGGCCCAGGGAGGACACGTTGGGGACTCCATTTGCGAAGACGATAAAATGGACTTGGCAATGGATATTCTAAAGCAGGCCAAGGAAAAGAACGTTGAAGTTCATATTCCTGTTGATGTTTTGGCAGCTGACGATTTTGCCAATGATGCCAATACCCAAATAGTCGATGTCACTAAAATACCTGACGGATGGCAAGGATTGGACGCCGGTCCAAAAACCTTGGAAATCTTCAAGGAAGTCATTTTGAAGTCAAAGACCATTTTGTGGAACGGACCTATCGGTGTTTTTGAAATGGAGAGTTTTGCAAAAGGAACCATAGCCGTAGGGAATTTTATTGATGAGGCCACTAAAAATGGGGCATTTTCACTTGTAGGTGGAGGTGATTCGGTTGCGGCCGTAAAACAGTTCGGTTTTGAGAACAAGGTAAGTTATGTGTCTACCGGTGGAGGTGCCATGTTAGAAAGCCTAGAAGGAAAAACACTACCCGGTATTGCTGCAATAAAGGGCTAG
- a CDS encoding DNA polymerase III subunit: MLFNTILGLSHIKNHLATSADAGRIPHAQLFVGPEGSGTLPMAIAYAQYIICGNSGGENDGSNESCNLKFGSLSHPDMHFAFPVSNSDKIKSHAVSDHYMEEWRKFVKEQPYGNLFDWYQLIGIEKKQGQIGVDEAQDVVKKLALKSYEGGYKVMLIWMAEKMNTAAANKLLKLIEEPPNKTVFILIAEDEEQIIQTIRSRCQVLHFPPLAEEAMANALVEKGALREEALRIAHEANGNFNKALDLMNSDSEDLVFEKWFVQWVRSAFKAKGNKSAIQDLIMWSEEVAKTGRETQKKFLLYCLAVMRQAMLINFNADELAFMKVHVDGFSLEKFAPFIHENNIITITQELEDAIYHIERNGNSKIILTDLSIKLTRLLHRKAA, translated from the coding sequence ATGCTGTTCAACACTATTTTAGGGCTATCGCACATTAAGAACCATTTGGCCACTAGCGCAGATGCTGGCCGAATTCCACATGCCCAATTATTCGTAGGGCCCGAAGGCTCGGGAACCTTGCCCATGGCCATTGCCTACGCCCAGTACATCATCTGCGGAAACTCAGGAGGGGAAAACGACGGAAGCAACGAAAGTTGCAACCTAAAATTCGGTTCGCTTTCGCATCCCGATATGCACTTCGCCTTTCCGGTATCGAATTCCGACAAGATAAAGAGCCATGCCGTGAGCGATCATTATATGGAAGAGTGGCGCAAATTCGTAAAAGAACAGCCCTATGGCAACCTTTTCGATTGGTACCAATTGATCGGTATAGAAAAAAAACAAGGCCAGATCGGGGTTGACGAAGCCCAAGATGTGGTTAAAAAGCTCGCCTTGAAATCGTACGAAGGTGGGTACAAGGTCATGTTGATCTGGATGGCCGAAAAAATGAATACCGCGGCCGCCAACAAACTCTTAAAATTAATAGAGGAACCCCCCAATAAAACGGTTTTTATATTGATTGCCGAAGACGAAGAACAAATTATACAGACCATACGTTCACGCTGTCAAGTATTACATTTTCCCCCACTGGCCGAAGAGGCAATGGCCAATGCCCTAGTCGAAAAAGGCGCCCTAAGGGAAGAAGCCTTGCGTATTGCCCATGAGGCAAACGGCAACTTTAACAAGGCCCTTGACCTCATGAACTCCGACTCAGAAGATTTGGTATTTGAAAAATGGTTCGTGCAATGGGTACGTAGCGCCTTTAAGGCGAAGGGCAACAAAAGTGCCATTCAAGACCTGATCATGTGGAGCGAGGAAGTGGCAAAGACCGGGCGCGAGACCCAAAAGAAATTTCTACTCTATTGCCTTGCGGTAATGCGACAGGCCATGCTTATTAATTTCAATGCCGATGAGCTTGCCTTTATGAAGGTTCACGTAGATGGTTTTAGCCTTGAAAAATTTGCTCCCTTTATTCACGAAAACAATATCATCACTATTACACAGGAGTTGGAAGACGCCATATATCATATTGAACGCAACGGAAATTCCAAGATTATCCTTACCGACCTATCGATAAAATTGACACGTCTTTTACACAGAAAAGCGGCCTAG
- a CDS encoding class I SAM-dependent methyltransferase: MKPFLRTKDFSVSGEEFELLLDEDLQMLVTQPQPKDLQKYYESDAYISHTDSRKSTLDKMYHAVKKFSLWNKVNLIGRYAKKNKTLLDVGAGTGDFLLHAQSRGWSVDGVEPSLDARMRSREKKMELVSDLSFVAGNKFQVITLWHVLEHLPDLDNQIKTILSLLETDGVLVVAVPNFKSKDAKFYKGFWAAYDVPRHLWHFSREAIEGKFASHQMKLIKTKPMWFDSFYVSMLSEKYKTGKQNFIRAFCVGLWSNILALFNGQASSLIYILKKEA, from the coding sequence ATGAAACCATTTTTAAGAACTAAAGATTTCTCCGTTAGCGGTGAAGAATTTGAATTGCTTTTAGATGAAGATCTACAAATGTTGGTGACCCAACCGCAGCCGAAAGATCTTCAAAAATATTATGAGAGTGATGCCTATATCTCACACACCGATTCCAGAAAGTCTACTCTGGATAAGATGTACCATGCGGTCAAAAAGTTTAGTTTATGGAATAAAGTAAACCTGATCGGCCGTTATGCAAAAAAGAACAAAACGTTATTAGATGTGGGTGCCGGTACGGGCGATTTTTTATTGCATGCCCAAAGTAGGGGGTGGTCCGTTGATGGGGTAGAACCCAGTCTTGATGCGCGCATGAGATCGCGCGAAAAAAAAATGGAACTGGTTTCCGATCTGTCTTTTGTCGCCGGAAACAAATTTCAGGTCATTACACTTTGGCATGTCCTTGAACATTTACCCGATCTCGATAATCAAATAAAGACCATATTGTCACTTTTGGAAACGGACGGGGTTCTTGTTGTTGCGGTTCCAAATTTTAAATCCAAGGACGCAAAGTTCTATAAAGGGTTTTGGGCGGCTTATGATGTGCCCAGACATTTGTGGCATTTTTCGCGTGAAGCTATCGAAGGTAAGTTTGCTTCGCATCAAATGAAATTGATAAAGACCAAACCGATGTGGTTCGATTCGTTCTATGTATCCATGCTTTCCGAAAAATATAAAACAGGCAAGCAAAACTTTATTAGGGCGTTTTGTGTTGGCCTGTGGTCGAATATCCTCGCCTTGTTCAACGGACAGGCATCTTCATTGATATACATTCTAAAAAAGGAGGCTTAG
- the mnmG gene encoding tRNA uridine-5-carboxymethylaminomethyl(34) synthesis enzyme MnmG, giving the protein MFGEEYDVIVVGGGHAGAEAAAAAANMGSKTLLVTMNLQTIGQMSCNPAMGGIAKGQIVREIDALGGYSGIITDKSAIQFKMLNKSKGPAMWSPRAQNDRMRFAEEWRLALERTPNVDFYQEMVGGLLIEKDKVVGVKTSLGIDIRSKAVVLTNGTFLNGLIHIGEKQFGGGRAGEKAATGITEQLVDLGFESGRMKTGTPPRVDGRSLDHSVMIPQPGDVVPEKFSYLDTPVLTTQRDCHMTHTSALVHDLLREGFDRSPMFNGRIKSIGPRYCPSIEDKINRFADKDSHQIFVEPEGWNTVEVYVNGFSTSLPEDVQYKALRSVKGFENVKFFRPGYAIEYDYFPPTQLKHTLETKLVQNLYFAGQINGTTGYEEAASQGLMAGINAHLKINEKEDFILQRDEAYIGVLIDDLITKGTEEPYRMFTSRAEYRTLLRQDNADLRLTPRSFEIGLAKENRLKRMEEKEKKSDAFVSFFKETSVRPEEINPILDSVNSALVKQSDKMFKVFSRPKVTMEHMLQLDAVSGFVEEHNLDREVMEQAEIQVKYSGYIEKEKHNADKLLRLEGVKIPKNFDYSKLKSLSYEAREKLNSIQPVTIAQAARVSGVNPSDISVLLVYLGR; this is encoded by the coding sequence ATGTTTGGAGAAGAATATGATGTAATTGTTGTTGGTGGAGGTCATGCCGGAGCAGAGGCTGCTGCCGCTGCAGCCAATATGGGTTCAAAAACCTTGTTGGTGACCATGAACTTGCAAACTATTGGGCAGATGTCCTGTAATCCTGCCATGGGCGGTATTGCCAAGGGGCAGATTGTACGTGAGATTGATGCCTTGGGTGGATATAGCGGAATAATTACCGATAAATCGGCCATTCAGTTTAAGATGCTGAACAAATCCAAGGGCCCTGCTATGTGGAGTCCAAGGGCGCAAAACGACCGAATGCGATTTGCAGAGGAATGGCGATTGGCATTGGAGCGTACGCCTAATGTAGATTTCTATCAGGAAATGGTTGGCGGACTACTTATTGAAAAGGATAAGGTGGTCGGGGTAAAGACGTCGCTTGGCATAGATATTCGCTCCAAAGCCGTGGTGTTGACCAATGGAACTTTTCTAAATGGTTTGATCCATATCGGGGAAAAGCAATTTGGAGGTGGTAGGGCAGGAGAGAAAGCTGCTACCGGTATTACCGAACAATTGGTTGATTTAGGCTTTGAAAGTGGTCGAATGAAGACGGGAACTCCACCTAGGGTCGATGGCCGTTCTTTAGATCATTCGGTGATGATACCCCAACCAGGAGATGTGGTTCCTGAAAAATTTTCCTATTTAGATACACCGGTTCTTACAACACAGCGTGATTGTCATATGACGCATACCAGTGCTTTGGTTCACGATTTATTGCGTGAAGGTTTTGATCGTTCTCCCATGTTCAATGGTAGAATTAAAAGTATCGGACCGAGATATTGTCCCTCCATCGAAGATAAAATCAATCGTTTTGCGGATAAGGATAGCCATCAAATTTTTGTAGAGCCAGAGGGTTGGAATACGGTAGAAGTCTACGTAAATGGATTTTCTACATCCCTTCCTGAAGATGTTCAATACAAAGCCTTACGATCGGTAAAAGGCTTCGAGAATGTAAAATTCTTTAGACCGGGCTATGCGATAGAATACGATTATTTTCCGCCTACGCAATTGAAGCATACGCTAGAGACGAAGCTTGTTCAGAATTTATATTTTGCCGGACAGATTAACGGTACAACTGGTTATGAAGAGGCAGCTTCCCAAGGCTTGATGGCGGGTATAAATGCCCATCTTAAAATCAATGAAAAGGAAGATTTTATACTACAAAGGGATGAGGCCTATATCGGGGTTCTTATCGATGATTTGATTACAAAGGGTACCGAAGAGCCTTATCGAATGTTTACTTCCAGGGCTGAATATCGAACGCTGTTGCGTCAAGATAATGCCGATTTGAGATTGACACCCCGTAGTTTTGAGATTGGTTTGGCGAAGGAAAATCGCTTAAAGCGAATGGAGGAGAAGGAGAAAAAGTCCGATGCCTTTGTGAGTTTTTTTAAGGAAACAAGTGTACGCCCCGAAGAAATTAATCCCATTTTGGACAGTGTGAATTCCGCTTTAGTGAAACAATCCGATAAGATGTTCAAGGTGTTTTCTAGACCCAAAGTTACGATGGAGCACATGCTTCAATTAGATGCTGTTTCCGGGTTTGTAGAAGAACATAATCTAGATAGGGAAGTGATGGAGCAGGCCGAGATTCAAGTGAAATATTCAGGATATATCGAGAAGGAAAAACATAATGCCGATAAATTATTGCGTTTGGAAGGCGTAAAAATCCCCAAGAATTTTGACTATTCAAAGTTGAAATCCTTGTCGTACGAAGCACGCGAAAAGCTCAACTCTATACAGCCGGTTACCATTGCACAAGCGGCTCGGGTGAGTGGGGTTAACCCTTCCGATATAAGTGTTCTCTTGGTGTATTTGGGGAGATAA